A window of Ciona intestinalis unplaced genomic scaffold, KH HT000058.2, whole genome shotgun sequence genomic DNA:
tatatatatatatgggcatGTAagtgcaatatatatatatgggcatgtaagtgtaatatatatatatgggcatgtgaatgtaatatatatatatatgggcatGTAagtgcaatatatatatatgggcatgtaagtgtaatatatatatatgggcatgtaagtgtaatatatatatatatatgggcatgtaagtgtaatatatatatatatatgggcatGTAagtgcaatatatatatatgggcatGTAagtgtaatgtatatatatgggcATGTaagtacaatatatatatatgggcatgtaagtgtaatatatatatatgggcatgtaagtgtaatatatatatatatgggcatGTAAGtgcaatatttatatatgggcATGtaagtgtaatatatatatatgggcatgtaagtgtaatatatatatatatatgggcatGTAAGTGTATTATGGGCAAGTATGAATCATCGGGCACGCAACTCACCAAGTAAATTATCGGGCACGTAACTTTTGAGATTGATCTTGACGAACAATGTTGTTGAATCAAGTGGTACGCCACCCGGTGATCGTAATGGTACGTACCGATATCCTGTTTGTAAAGAATTCAATGGAACAACTCGTTGACCGATAAGTTGTCGACCATCGTCGTATAATGTGAAACGTAGCATTGCTAGGTCGGGGTATATAACCTGGAATATAGAATTCCCAGCCAATGTAGCCAAACATAGATAACATTTACCTTTCTAAACAGAAACTCGTTGCtcttatatattgtattaagACCATTGTTGGCAACAATGGATGTTCGGAATTCTTTACGAATTGTATCGTTAGGTAAGCCATACATGTCGACTTCTACGAAACTTGATGTGGTGGAAACAAACTGACCAGATATTATCTGTGGATGGAACTCGATATAAATCACAAAGGAAAACTTGAACAATTAACCTTCATTactaattagtaattacaaccactattatgacatcatacccaccattatgacatcacaaccaccattatgacatcacactcacCTTAACACCACATTGAGCAGCAATAACGCCATCAATTGTTGATTCAGCGAAACAATCGAACGATTTATTTTCTTGACGAAGAGCTTCcggttttaataaatatcCACAAGCTGCATTGTATTCGAACTTGGCTAAGTTGAGCTGCATGCCAaggtctgtgatgtcataataaatgTATTCTAATATATTAAGtacattatgacataataaccACCTGACGTTTGATAGTTGAGTGAAACGAGCTGACAACCCACGTTCCAAAATATTTGTGGCATATAATTACTCGAGTCAACACGATTACCTCGAGGATAAATACGACTCAATTGTGATTTGTTGTAACTGGGGAGGAAtcaattaatataatatttctatgtgaGTTGGCTATATAACTAACTTTGTTAAATTCACAGCGTTTGATTTGATGTAGTTCATCCCGCCATTCTCACTGAATGAACTCATGTGAAAACAACATTTCTCTGATTCAGCTGGAATAATaagcattatgatgtcataattactaatattacaaacaatattaattgtttatataacaaaTCTTTACTTTATAAACGCGACAACTTTATGCAAACACCACCCAACATAACATAGATGGAAACACCATCGGTTAGATATGAGGTCCGAATACAATTCGCAAACACTCACTCACAACAAGTATTCACCAAGTTAACCCCACCTTGTACTTTCTTGAAACCAGGAAATTTAACTGATTGACAATAATTAACGAGGACGGAGAGTGAAGGATGGATATTTGTGGCCGATGTTTTCTGGTAAGCGTAATACACGAGCATGAGGTCCGCCTCTACATCGCCATCCACTGGCTGTGGATGGAATGTTGCGTTAAGTATTTCggtaattataatttaattactAGTATTTACTTTTCGAATCGAAGATTTCTTTGTAGAATCGTTGCTTTTTGTTGCCACTAGAGGTTTAAGGAGTCCCTGTTACAATGggtattaaaataagttaattgttatgattatgacatcacaaaccttcTCGATATTAGATTCAACCGATATGTCGGACATGCAAGATTGCGATGAAATATTTAGTTTCGTATCGTCACAAGATTTCGTTGATTGCAACTCTGGATGAGCCTCTTCTAGTGTCTCGTCTGTGATGGCATaaggtatgatgtcataggttaattatgacatcacaaacccaCCTGTTACATCATCATCACCCCACGTCACCGAATCCGACTTTAAATCTTCAAGTTGCgctgtattatgacgtcataataaaacaaacaataacaattatgacatcatactcaCCTTTCTCTACATCAGGTTGcaatcttttatttttgatcAAAATCTTCCGTTGAAGTTGATGGGGCGATGGAAGGGGTTGTCCCGGGAGTAACTGCTCAAATAGTCATTCAGAAAGTTTCATGTAATTGTGTATTTATGATTTAGTAAGATTAAGAAGATCCTCACTATACAGTAGACCCTGCAACAAACTTACCGGATGCGACTCGAGGTTCCGGTCCAACAACATCTCGCCGAATATTTCCCTGCAGTACATCGCCATCTTGTGTTGGAGGGGTTTgctatagaaataatataaacatggaaataatataaacatagaaataatataaacatagaaataatataaacatagaaataatataaacatagaaattatataaacatagaaataatataaacatagaaataatataaacatagaaataatacaaacatagaaataatataaacatagaaagattataaacatagaaataatataaacatagaaataacacaaacatagaaataatataaacatagaaattacataaacatagaaaaattataaacatagaaatattataaacatagaaataatataaacatagaaataatacaaacatagaaataatataaacatcgAAATAagataaacatagaaataatacaaacatagaaataatataaacatagaaatgtcACCTGCAATGCGTTTCAAACGATAATATAACAGggtactgtgatgtcacaaatgCAGCATCACGAATGGCGACCAATACATTCTTGAACAAAACATCGGTGCACATGGCTTTCCCGTGCGTTATTATGGGCTCCCCGTGCAACTCACCTTTTCCATCCCAACAATCTAACTCTATACATCTGTAATAATggggttgtgatgtcataaatctatgtttatatatgatatctatgttaacattataaacatatgatatctatgtcaCCTGCAACCGGACAATAGTATATGCCGATAAATATCAACAGAAGATTTCCCTCGAATCTGGAAACCTGTAACAATTAATTAATCATGAATCctctttatgatgtcataatcaataaatcattatgacatcacatagcTACCTGTTAGATAAGTATTGTGCGATGAATTGATGAAATAATGTGACAATGGTTGCTCCATGTCGGCGTGAAGTGATATTTTATCGAAATAAATCAAGGGATTTTCATCGCTTGCGAGGTATAATGTAAAGCCTTCCAATGATAAAcaatctgtatatatatatgatatctatgttatttataatatctatgtttaaattaaaaatattagttcCAATGAACGCCATGTATGCACATATAAGAAGTAATATATATCAGGGTGAATTAAAACAGGAAATTTCTGCACtccattaatcagtaaacattacaaccaataagttagatttgtttcacaggattgtgtgtctaactattcctgcctcccctgtgttaaGTTTGGCACCAGCGACTAAACTAATGCAGCCCGATTGAGGATACAAGTTCAAGGCtcggcgctgctaccattgtgaaaTTATATATCCTTGGGCAAAATACTTAACGACAAACCCTGATAATGTCTCGCTGTATGGCGGACAAAACACCAGACCTTTAAGATCATGAActaacaattgccagaagatttCTTATACTTAAAACACCCAAGAAGATCTACCACACATATTCGACAATATGAACTAACTATTCTTGATGTTTCTTTGTGAAGGTTCAAACTTCTGAATGATGTTTGCCGCTTGTTTACGATCGAACGCGGGGACGAGGATCTCGTTGTGACGCGGGTCGCGCTGGTTGTCGTTCATCCATTCAACCAACGCGTCTATgtctatgatgtcattgtGGGATCTGTATGAtgtcattgtgatgtcatagcgAATAGTTTATCCAGGTGAAGGCAAATTATACCGAACCAACCCAAGCTTTTTAGACCGGGTGCTTATAATAACATAGAGACTTCAATGTTTGGAATACAATAAAATTGTTCAACTTTTATCTGCTTCCCagttagggatgcacattacagaatttcaaaTCCTTTTgcattcgaatctaattacgggattcggtattctgtttaatgacgtcattacacgtcatctaatatactatattaacaatttttaaaatttaataattttgaaaaaaatatttttgtcgttgtgggactttcgagagtaaacgtttcgcaacgtcttttcatagcctgctatacgtttcgtgacgcaaaaactacccaatagtacaatttttgataattttacagctcatgatccaa
This region includes:
- the LOC100186259 gene encoding 1-phosphatidylinositol 4,5-bisphosphate phosphodiesterase beta-4, with the protein product MEHSTMEMPGFLWQGTQCTFVKSKDTNISYDGINPSCLLRLDEEGMFVMWQFNNQKEVHVLECSNLREATTGIQAKDIKGTNEMMTQRILTIFHGHEISNLVVVQFVLKSNEEAKVWADNITKVSYELKYRHLSPLSIMRKQWKRIYLPINNKGLIPVRRLVKSFTSDRNEKVVLQKLKTCGLIYGKKDEISQSEFSFEFYQKLYNKMCSRGDVENIFHEISHNDIIDIDALVEWMNDNQRDPRHNEILVPAFDRKQAANIIQKFEPSQRNIKNNCLSLEGFTLYLASDENPLIYFDKISLHADMEQPLSHYFINSSHNTYLTGFQIRGKSSVDIYRHILLSGCRCIELDCWDGKGELHGEPIITHGKAMCTDVLFKNVLVAIRDAAFVTSQYPVILSFETHCSKPLQHKMAMYCREIFGEMLLDRNLESHPLLPGQPLPSPHQLQRKILIKNKRLQPDVEKAQLEDLKSDSVTWGDDDVTDETLEEAHPELQSTKSCDDTKLNISSQSCMSDISVESNIEKGLLKPLVATKSNDSTKKSSIRKPVDGDVEADLMLVYYAYQKTSATNIHPSLSVLVNYCQSVKFPGFKKVQAESEKCCFHMSSFSENGGMNYIKSNAVNLTNYNKSQLSRIYPRGNRVDSSNYMPQIFWNVGCQLVSLNYQTSDLGMQLNLAKFEYNAACGYLLKPEALRQENKSFDCFAESTIDGVIAAQCGVKIISGQFVSTTSSFVEVDMYGLPNDTIRKEFRTSIVANNGLNTIYKSNEFLFRKVIYPDLAMLRFTLYDDGRQLIGQRVVPLNSLQTGYRYVPLRSPGGVPLDSTTLFVKINLKSYVPDNLLGELRDEDSVAMNGSCCLFQFLRGYHGNEEHNEQRFDKIEGECGTVKRRALVSALDAIHKEAIESMKQNHKTEMTELTSDQTKQWMAHSKQFNKNKQIPSAERERRVRELKSQSVKKFTDQRLKLSNKHGKQLEKLELDQKEVSTRINQQIDKLV